TCCACAAACGTGACAATCTTCATCGGCACGTGCTCCAAGGCGAAGTTTTCCCGCGATGTGCCACGAAGAAGCATATTCATGCTCACACTAGTCGCGTTAGCCGGAACTTCGATCAACGACTCTCTCTCGTGGGATTCGGCCGGATCTTCATGATAGACAGATATTCTATTGCTCCAAGCATACCAATCCCCCCGCTCCTCGTAAGCTTTCTCCGCGCCACTAAGCTCTACCCCCTCAGCAAGCGGGATACAGGGATGCTCCGGGATATCAAACCCACCGTAGTAGAGGGTCATTCTAAACATCTGAATCATCTCGCTAGATAGTGCATTTGGCTTGAAGAAAAAGACCACAATGTCGTACGCCCGCGCTTCGGGAAACGCGCTCGCCGGAATCCTTACCTTCACAGTCTGTTCGGATTCGTGAGGAACTTTCATGAATAGAGACTGAGATTGGTAATCCATGCCTCTCCAGTCCCAGCTGTATTCAGCCTCGACGCTCTTATGGTCCACCAAGACAGAGACGGCGAGATAGGGGGGTAGTATCTCGGGATCAGGTTTCGGGAAAACCTCAGTGTTTGAATCCGCGTAATAGTCGATGAGATGAAAGTTTAAATCTTCTCCATAGGGAACCCAAGCACCTCTCAAGCCTCGCTGGCGCCCTTCATCTCCAACGATAGCAACCAGACCACCCGAAATGTCAGCTGCTCCGTTCTCCCATGGCAAGTTCCAGTCTTGATTGGATATCTCCCGAGTTTCACTGTTGAGAGATGGCAAATAGAAGTCTTGCTCCGACTTGGCTGCTGCGATGGGATCTGATGCAGAGTTGCAAAATGGAGGTGCAACGTCTTCCACAGTCTCAAAATCACCATCCGATCCGAATTCATTTAAGTCTAAGGCGAAATCGAGACGCATATCCTCAGTCGTTCCCAAGTCTAAACCAAGATCAGAATTGCTGTCTGCACCCCCGGTCGCATCAACACAGCCAATCCCTAAGACGAGTAGAATCGCGAGGATAGGTTTCATTGGAAGCAGTTCGGGGCGTAGCCAACATAAGTCTTTGGCTGAAGGAAAATCATGTTTTTGGAGACCTTGCTAGCACCGCAAACGCCGTCGCGATTATCCCTTCCGACGCTGAACGGAACCGTGTTCAACTTGACTTCCACGTCCCCATCCACATAGCTACTGTTCGAATCAAAATAATCGTTTTCCAAACGCGCATCGGCCTTTATCGCCAATCGACTGAAGTTCCCTGGTGTGGGATCGAATAGAAACGTTGTTTGTAAACTGTTCCATTTGAAGTACTCGAAACGGGTCGACGCATGCTCCGAACGAATGAAATGTGGTTGCTTTCGTTCACAGACGGGTTCGAAAACTGTTATCTCGTCGGTAACTTCATAATAGGAACATTGTTGGACTTCGAATGTATCCCCATTTGCCGAGGCGCTTTGGGTGTCACAGGAACTCATGGTCCCGCCAATGAGGTCGAAGATACCGGTATCTTCAATGTTGATGACGCCGTCATCGCTCGCCAATGCCCCCCAGAATGGGTCAAGGTTCTGATAGGGCGATATTCCGCCTGAATCGATCCAATAGGGTCGATCCGAAATGACGTATTTTATGTTAAGATCACCGCATTGGTCGGGTCTGGGAATGTCGATATCGTCGTTACATCCCTCTCCAAAAGCCAAGCCGTAAAAGGCGTCTTTGTAGTCAGATAGACTCGACCAATTTCCGTCATTGACTGGATGCCTGACGGCGGGAATACCATCACCATTGTTTGGATCAATCGTAATTGTCAGCAATTGCGCCGTCGCATCCCACGAAGAGGTCATGCCGATTTCGCGATAGTCGCAGATGGTTGTCGCCGAGAACTGCGGAGCATCTGTGAGCTGAAAAGTGACGCAGTCGTCATAACCGGCGTTTAATGCGGCGGTACAGACTGCTTCAGATTCAGCCGCGAAAGTCATTGCGGCACTCAATGTGGCGATAGAAAATAAGAGTTTTTTTGCATAGTTACCCCTCCTTTGGGCTCGTAGGAGCTTTCAAGATGACAGACGGAAAACACAAAGTCAAATGAGCCGGGCTACATATTGAAGACGTGCATAAGGAAGGCGTAGGTCTCGGCGTCGGATTCCACAAAGGACCGGATTTTGTCGGCGCCTCCGTGCCCTGAGTTGCGCTCCAGGCGAAGGAGTACAGGCGCGTCACCGCCCTGCGCGTGCTGAAGGGCGGCGGTAAACTTTCGGGCGTGCATCGGGTCCACGCGGTCGTCGCTATCGGCCGCCAACATGAGGAATGCCGGGTATTTCTGGCCTACTTCGAGCTGGTGGTAGGGTGAATAGGCATGGAGCACGCGAAAGTCTTCGGCGACTTCGGGGTCGCCGTACTCGGTGGTCCACGTTTTCCCACTTCCAAAGAGGTGGTATCGCACCATATCCAAGAGCGGCACGGCGCATACCACGGCACCAAAGAGTTCGGGGCGTTGCGCCATCACGGCGCCCACGAGTAGACCGCCGTTAGAACCACCACGAATGGCGAGCTTTTCTGGGGCCGTATAGCCATTGGCGATGAGGTATTCGGCGGCGGCGATAAAGTCGTCAAAGACGTTTTGCTTTTTCTCTCTAATGCCCGCGTGGTGCCACGCCTGACCATACTCTCCGCCTCCCCTTAAATTGGCCACGGCCCAAACGCCGCCCGCCTCGAGCCAAGGATAGATGCTCGCCCGAAAGTAAGGCAGCTGATTGACGCTAAAGCCGCCGTAACCGTAGAGAAGTGTGGGCGTGCTCCCGTCGAACTTGATGTCCTTTCGACGCACGATGAACATGGGGATTTTTGTGCCGTCTTTGGACGGATAGAAAACCTGCTCGACCATGTACGGTGAGGGATCGACGGGGACCTGCACTTCATTCCAGAGGCTTGTGACCCCAGTGGCGATGGAGGTTCTGTAGATGCGTTGTGGTTGGGTAAAGGACTGGAAGGAGAAGTAGGCCTCGTCGTCCTCGGGGTTACCCGTCATGCCCAGCGAAACACCTGGGCCCGGAAGCTCGATATCTCGCACCAGGGTGCCGTCGAGCTCGTAGATGAGGATATCGCTGACCACATCACGGGTAAGGACCACAACAAGCTTTCCGCCGATGATCTGGATGTTTTCGATTACGGCGCCGTCTTCAAACTCTGGGATGAATTCCTTCCACGCATCGCGTTCTGGCTTCAAAGCGGAAGCCTTCATCACTCTAAATCTGGGAGCACCTTCGTTGGTGAGCACATAAATATTTTTATCATGCACCACCATCGAGTAGAGGCTATCGCGGCCTTCGACAGCTGGAACAAAGTCGCCACCGCCCTCAAGATCCTTAATAAAGACCTCAGACTTATGCCATCCGGTCCAAAGATAATGGACTAGAAATCGCCCATCTCGGCTGAGATCGATACCCGTAAAAATTCTTGCGTCCCGTGTGGCCTCACGAATCAGCGGGTCTTCTTTATAGGAGGTTCCCAGCGTGTGGTAGCGGACCTCGGCTAGCCCGGGACGGTCGGCGATATTGCCGTCCTCGGCGGGCGGTAGGTGTACGTAGTAGAACCCGGTGGAATCGGCGGTCCACGCGGGTCTTCCGTATTTCATTCCGGGAATCACGTCGATTTCGGAAACGCTGCGGTCGGCCACGTTCATGACGTAGAGCGTGGATTCGTCGGCGTTGTTCTCCTTCAGCGAATACGCGAGTTTCTCCCCGTCATGTGAAGCCACCGCAAAGCCAACAGAGACGGAGCCGTCTTCACTAAGCGTGTTTGGGTCAAGGAGGAGTTGTTCTTCGCCTTCGCGCCCTTCGCGAAAGTAGTAGACCATTTTTTCGCGGTCGGCGTGTCGGCGCACGTAGAAGTAGCGGGTGCCTCGGCGCACCGGTGGCTGAATGGAATCTACATAGTAGAGCTCCGAGAAGCGCTCCATGAGTTTTGAGGTCACGGGGAGCGCCTGAAGTACTGAGCGCGTGTGGGCATCCTGTGCGTTGGTCCACGCCTTGACCTCGGGGTCTTCCCAATTCTCGAGCCAGCGATAGGGGTCTTGAACTTCGACTCCGTGGATGGTTTCGACGATGTCTTGGCGACGAGCGAGCAAGTCTTGGGTTTGAGGCGCGTTCAAGGTGGGTTGCTCCTGAGGAGTGGGACGTGGGGATGTGGCGCAGCTCGAAATAATGAGCGCTAGCAGCAATGTATACTTCATTTCGACTCGTGTACTTGACCAATGCGTTTGGTTTTCCTAGTGTTCGCCGCCCTTGGAGCCTGGAAGTGATCATGAGCGCATTCGAGCACGACGAACGAGATCCATACGCCAATAACGGTGAGTCAAACGCTATGCCGCAAGCCTCGCGGCCCGGCAAGCGTGTTTTTATCGAGACTTACGGCTGCCAGATGAATATGGCGGACAGTGAGTTGATGGGCGGCATCCTTCTGAATCAGGGCTACACGGCGGCGGCCAATCTGGAAGAGTCGGACATCATCTTGATCAACACGTGCGCGGTGCGCGAGAAGGCTGAGGAGCGCGTGTTTGGGCGGCTTTCACACCTTTTGCGCTACAAGAACGAGAACCCGAACGTGATATTGGGCGTGGCGGGCTGCATGGCGAATCACCTCAAGAAGGAGATTACCGAGCGCGCTCCATACGTAGATATTGTGGTCGGGCCCGATGCATACCGGCGCCTCCCCGAGATGCTAGTTCAGGCACAGGAAGAGGAAGTGGACCCGCTGATCGATGTGCGGCTGGACAAGGCCGAGA
This Microvenator marinus DNA region includes the following protein-coding sequences:
- a CDS encoding prolyl oligopeptidase family serine peptidase, encoding MKYTLLLALIISSCATSPRPTPQEQPTLNAPQTQDLLARRQDIVETIHGVEVQDPYRWLENWEDPEVKAWTNAQDAHTRSVLQALPVTSKLMERFSELYYVDSIQPPVRRGTRYFYVRRHADREKMVYYFREGREGEEQLLLDPNTLSEDGSVSVGFAVASHDGEKLAYSLKENNADESTLYVMNVADRSVSEIDVIPGMKYGRPAWTADSTGFYYVHLPPAEDGNIADRPGLAEVRYHTLGTSYKEDPLIREATRDARIFTGIDLSRDGRFLVHYLWTGWHKSEVFIKDLEGGGDFVPAVEGRDSLYSMVVHDKNIYVLTNEGAPRFRVMKASALKPERDAWKEFIPEFEDGAVIENIQIIGGKLVVVLTRDVVSDILIYELDGTLVRDIELPGPGVSLGMTGNPEDDEAYFSFQSFTQPQRIYRTSIATGVTSLWNEVQVPVDPSPYMVEQVFYPSKDGTKIPMFIVRRKDIKFDGSTPTLLYGYGGFSVNQLPYFRASIYPWLEAGGVWAVANLRGGGEYGQAWHHAGIREKKQNVFDDFIAAAEYLIANGYTAPEKLAIRGGSNGGLLVGAVMAQRPELFGAVVCAVPLLDMVRYHLFGSGKTWTTEYGDPEVAEDFRVLHAYSPYHQLEVGQKYPAFLMLAADSDDRVDPMHARKFTAALQHAQGGDAPVLLRLERNSGHGGADKIRSFVESDAETYAFLMHVFNM